The Chitinophagales bacterium genomic sequence CAGCCAATATTTCTACCGTTGCCAATGGTGTGGTACAGGTTTTGACAGGTATAAAGGGCGTTGTTGTACCGCCCAATAGTACATACAGGTTCGTACTCGTATGTTCCGACTCGATAGCCGCGGTAGGTAATACTACAACTCCTGCCACACCCGGCTCCTTCACTACCAATAATGTAACATTATCTACCACAGGACTGCCGTGGGGTCTGTTTCCCAACAACAGTCAGCAGAACGGGCAGGCATTCAGTGGCAACATCGTATTTGAAAAAGGAATTCCAAAACCGGAGATCACTATTACACCTAATAAAAGCAATTACTGTTTATACGACTATGTTTCACTGACAGCAACAACAGAATCGTATATCAACAATCCGGTATTTACCTGGAAGTATAACGGTGTTACGGTAGGTACCGGGAACCCCTACAACCTGCCGGGCGGACTGACGGCTGCAACAGCAGGTAAATATACCTGTACCGTAACCGAAGGCACGCTGACATCAGAAGAGGCAGTGGTGAATGTTATGTTTACAGACCCTCCCGCTCCTACTATAGATGGTAAACTTCATTACTGCCTTAACGAACAATTTGAACAGATAACCATCAATGGCACAGATCCCAAATGGTACTATATACCAAGCGGAGGTTCACCACTACCGGTAGCGCCTACTATAAACACTTCATCACCCAACAGCCTTACTTATTATGTAACGCAAACAGTAAATGGATGCGAAAGTTCCGAAAGAACACTGGTGAACTTCACTGCCGCACGCAAGCCGGCTGTGCCTATTGTTACTACACCCGTTTATTATTGCGAGGAAGCCCCTGCTGACCAGTTATATGCCTTTGGCGATAACCTGAAATGGTATTACAGCCCCGTGAGCACTATCCATACTGAGACAGCTCCTACACCCAATACTTCAAAACTGCAAAGCCTGGAATATTTTGTTACCCAAACCGTGAACGGGTGCGAAAGCGACCGTAATAAGATAGACGTGGTGGTCACATTCAAGCCCAACGGCCTGATACTGGCCAACAAAAAAGAACTATGCGCCAACGAGGAACTTACGCTGGGCTATTACGGCAGTGCTGACCCTACATCACAATACAACTGGATATTACCAGATAAGGGAACCACCATTATGAACGGAGGCTTCGACCAGGGGCCGCTGGTCATCAGGTTGGATACACCGGGACAATTCCAGGTGAAACTGCGTGTGGGCAATACCGGCTGCCTGAGCGATGAGTATACACAGAACATATCTGTGAAACCTTTGCCTTATGCCAACATATCGGCAAAATCTGACGCATGCGTAGGCCAGGATATCCTCATTGCATCAGACAACTACACCAAAGGACTGAGATCATTTGACTGGGATTTTGACGGCGGGCTCATCACTCATGAAGCTACAGGCCAGGGTGCGCATGGCGTGTACTGGGCAACTGCCGGAACAAAGAACATTAAAGTAACAGTGGAAGATAAAGGTTGTACATCTGTTACTACCGAAACAGTTACCGTACACCCAAAACCTGATGCTACTATAACAGCTCAGAACTACAAAGAAGGCGATGTGATCTGCGCGAGTGACAGCCTGAAAGTAAGTGTCGGAGTAATAGAACCGAATGCTGCTTACAAATGGTCACCTGAAAGGTTCTTTGACAGTTACAGCAACGATGCTGTTACTTATGCAAGGGTCGACTTTGATAGCCGCATCTATGTAGAAGTAGAGGACATTTACGGCTGTACCAACAAAGACAGCATGATGGTGACCACTAAGCCTTGCTGCGAAATGTCCTTCCCTACTGCTTTTACACCCAACGGCGACTCGAGGAACGACCTGTTCCGTCCCATAACAGTAGGCAACAGGCAGGTGAAGACCTTCCGTATTGTGAACAGGTACGGACAGGCAGTGTTTGAAACAGCCAATGCACACACAGGATGGGATGGTACCATGAATGGCAAACCGGCAGACATCGGCACCTATTTCTACCTCATCAGCTTCAACTGTGGAAACGAGACCATCAACCAATCGGGAGAGGTGATATTAGTGAGATAATACCAAAACCTATCTTCTATATATTAAGCCGCTACTGTAAGAGTAGCGGCTTCACTTTTTTGCCTGATCACTTTCTTTTAAAGAACACGAAACCATTTTTGCTGCCTATCTCTTCAAGCTGTGGTAATGTGCGGTAAGCATCGGCATTCATTATTTTGCAAATAAAGTACGTAGGCTTGTCCACATCACCATACAGCAGCCATTCTTCATTATAGTGGTTGGGGTTAGCCTGCGGCATTCTTTTGGTGTAGAACAGGTGTGCGTAGCTTTTATAACCCAGCACTTTTACATATACATCTTTACCTTCCAGCGATTCAAAGAACTCAATAGCAGCCCTTTGCGAGTACGCTTCTATTTTGGGGGTAAAATGCAGTACGGTAACCTGTATAATAACGATCTGCACAGCAAACAATACAATAATACCTCTACGGATATTCTTCGACATCAATACCACCGCTGCTATTATTCCCACCAGGTAAAATATACCCCAGAGTGTTTCTGCTGCACTCCAACTCACATCGGCCTGCAGGTTAGCCACGGCAAAGGGGTCTTTGATGTATGGAATGAGCTTGTCCTTATACAGCCCAACAACCGGGAACAAGGTGATAGCCAATGCCAGCAGGCTACCTATAATGCCCAGTAAAATCTTCACCACGCTGCCCGCATTTTCCTTCCCGGACACTATGTTATGAATGTGCAAAGCGGCAATGAACGTAAGCGGGAAATAGCACATAGATGAGTAGTGCACGATCTTCGTCTTGACAATGGAGAACAATATCAGCACTACCCAAAACAACACCCACATCCAGCGCTTAAAGTCTTTTACCTGTACCTCTTCGTTGGTTGTCGACTTATGGAACAGGAAAACAGACGCCGGGAAACAGCCCAGCAACAGGATGATAAAATGATAAAAGAACGGGCCACCATGTCCGGCATCTTCGGTCTGAAACAGGCGTACCTGGTAGGTGATAAACTCATTCACCATCCACCAGCCATGGTTCAGCACTTCCAGCCCGAACCATATGCAGGTAGTAATAAATGCCATAACGGCGATAACTGGGAAATGCAACCATTTAAAACCTTTGATGCCTCTGTTGATTATAACATATACACCAAATGCAAGCAAGGCAATCAATATCGCTGCAGGTCCCTTTGTCAACACTGCCATACCAAGGAACACACCTGATAATACCGCGTGCAACCAGGGCCTGTTGCCATGTCTTATTAAATACACCTGGAAGAACGCAAGAAATATGAACAGGTTAAAAGTGGGGTCTATAATGCCCGACTTGAAATAGAAGTGTGGCAGCCATGTAGCGGCATATAAGGCTACCCACCATGTAGCCATCTTTTCATTCACCACCCGCTTGCCGGCATAGAACAGTGTAAGCAATGTCACAACCCCGATAAAGGCATTAGGGAAACGTGCGGCATATTCATTTACGCCAAACAGCTTCATAGCCAGTACCTGCATCCATATAAAAACAGGGGGTTTCTCCCAGAATGGCTGGTAATCTATCTGCACCTGAAGGTAATTGTTGGTCACCATCATCTCGCGGGCGCACTCGGCAAAATTGATCTCATCCCAATCGAACAAATGCACCTGCCCCAGGAAAGGGAAGAACAGGCATGCAGCAGCCAGTGCTATGATGATGTACCTTGTTTGCGAAGAAGCCATAGCACAATATTACTATACCTTTTTAAAAAATACTGACTGGTACCTGTTCATAAGAGTAACTACCAGCAATGTGAACCCTGTACCAATGATACTGCCCACATACACATCGGCCATAAAATGCACGGCGAGATAGATACGTGAGTAAGCCACCAGCAGCGCACAAACGAATAATAGAAGTCCCCACACCCGGTACCTGGCGGGCAGCAACAGCGCCAGGAAAGTAAAAAATCCGAAAGCACCGCAGGTATGCCCCGAAGGGAAACTATGTTCCATCAACCGTGGCCACTCAGGCAGGCTATGTATCCAGGGGGCCTCGTTAAAATACTTAAGCGGCCTTGGTGCATCTACACTTCTTTTTATCACCTGTGTAATGATGGAGGGCAATACATTACAAAGTATCGCTGCGGTGAAATACCACCAGTTGCGCAGCTTGTTCATACCCAACAATATCAGCAGTACTAATGTAATCACAGCCCCCTCACCCAATAATGTAGCACGATACATGAACACATCCAGGAATGAATTGTGGTGCAGGTTCACAAACTTGAAAATAGCTTCATCACCTTGCCCGGCCAGCAATATACCACCTGCTACCAGCCAGGTACCAAACGGCACCAGGAAGTACGGATTGTATGAAGTATAAGGCTTCTGCATCAGGCTTTCTTTTTGAACAGTCCCGCTATGGCATTCCATATGCGCAGGTACCATTCTTTTGAGAATATCTGTGAGTCGTTCCGAGCCTGTCGGATAAGGATGAAAGCGATCGGCAGTAACATGGCCGTAGCCATCCACATGCCTATCCATGACTCAACAGCCTCGGTACGTGCCAGCTTCTCTCCCGTGATGGACATGATATGAAAGACCACGAAGAACACAATAGCCACCACAAGCGGCATACCCAGTCCGCCCTTACGTATGATAGCCCCTAGCGGCGCTCCGATAAGGAACAACAGGATACAGGCAAACGACAGCGTGAATTTCCTGTGCCATTCTATTTTGTAGGTTGCGTAGTTCATGCGACGTAGTGTCATATCCGATACGGTTACTTCTACCAGGTTCTTACTGCTGCGTGCCTGGCTGTTGGCTTGTTGCAGCACCCTTGTTCTCAGCGTATCGGGCACAAGGGTGATGAACGAAGAATCATATTGAGCAGGCGCCGCTTTTACAGCAGCTACTTTTGCAGGCAGGTCTTCTGTACTGTCTTTTGATGTAATACTCAGGTACGGCGACAGGTAATTGAATATCTTATCCGGCACCTTGGCATAGTAGCGTTCCTGGCTGTCTATCTCAGAACTCAGCTGGCTTACATTCATCATCTGGTAAGCGTTCTTGAACAGGTCCTGGTTGGTACGCTGTATTTTGAACGAGGACAGGTCGAACACCTTATCCCATTGCTTGAAGTTCATCCTTACCTGCTCATAATTCTCCGAGCCGTCCTTATTGGTATATTCTTCATAACGCCAGCCATCTTTCAGCCTGAACACCATATACTGCTTGTCCGGCGACGAAAGCATCTCCCCTTCTTTTGCTAAGGTCACCTTGTCATTGCCCATGCCCGAGCTATGGTCGTAGATAATGACATTCCTGATAGTACGCCCGTCCTTATCCTTCTCACCTACCCTTATCGAGTAGTTATCCATATCCCGGTTGAACTGGCCTGCCTTGATGTTGAACGCGGGCTTGGAGTTGCGCAGGTCGTACAATAAAGACAATGCCCGCAGGTTGGCATAGGGTATCACATTATTGCTGAAAATAAATGCCGCGCCTGCGATGAACACGATAAAAAAGAACAGCGGCCTCATGAACCTGAGCAGCGATATTCCCGCTGATTTGATAGCTACCAGTTCAAAATTCTCCCCAAGGTTACCAAAGGTCATGATAGATGCCAGCACGATACCCAATGGCAATGCCAGCGGCACCAGCGTGGTAGACATGTAGAACAGCAGTTGGATGATCATCCAGGCACCCAGCCCTTTGCCCAGCAGTTCGTCCATATACAGCCAGAAGAACTGCATCACCAGTACGAAAAGGGTAACAAAGAACGTGACGATAAAAGGCCCGATAAAGCTCTTGATGATCAGTATGTCCAGCTTTTTTATCAACAGGTTGAAAATTTGCACAAACCTAATTAAAAACAAGGCTATTTCATTGGATTACATAGCATTATTAACCATTTATTGGGACATTGCAACTTATCGAAGAAAAGTTTACTCACCAGTCTCAGGCTCCATCCACCCGAATGAAAAACCTTTTTCCAGCATATGAGATACTACATAAGGTATACGCCCATATATATGCAGCTTACCGGGAACAACCAATGTGAACATATAAAACAGCAGATGCAGCGATACAATTCCCCACATTACAGCATATGCCATTTTAGGTAAAATGATATGCGTAAAATAAGGCTTCATCAACCGGTATATGGCATACATCACGACTGCATAGAACAGGTAATCCCCTATCCCCTCCATCAGGTACAATTCCAACCCCGGCGCACCATCGTGCAACGGGCCTGTATATGCCAGCGGAAAACCGTGCAGCACCACTTTGGCATGGTCTGCAAACTCTATATACCACCATTGCGACACATACAGCAACAGCAGGTAGGCCACAGGCAATATCATTAACCAGGGAGATCTTTTCACGCCTCCAAATTAGCAAAAAGGGGACTATGAACATAGTCCCCCATTTTACACAGGTGTTTATTTATGCTTACTGTACCAATAATTTCTTAACTGCGAAGCTATTCCTGTAAAAACAATAAATAGTAAAGACAAGGTTACCTGTCGGTTACTGAATTATGAACAGGAAGAAGTAGCAGCCTTTGGCTTGGTGCAAGAGAAACTTCTACCGTATTACTATGGCTGGTTCAACACTTCATTTTTGAAAAAGCCTCATGATAAAATATACAATAGAAAAGACGATAGCTAACGAAACCAACTCAAGAATATAGCTCAGGGAGTCCCAACCTACAAGGTAGGATAGTCCGGCAACAAATGTATAGGGCAAAAATACTATATCGAGTACAATAGAAATATCATACTTTGCCAAAATGTTACCTAAAACAAAGTGAATCAAGGTGATTATTATACTGATCCTTAACGTATTCTTCTTTTGCAATCGTCAGGTTATTAAGTTGATAATTCTCTAAAACACTACCGCCGGTTTGTAGCCGGTAGCTATAAAATAAATTCAGATAATAACTGAGCACAACTAAGTTCTTTCTGCCGTCAATATCTCAATAGACTAAACAAAGATCCATTATTCAACATCAAGCACCCAATATTAGTCTCCCCTTTAGGGGGATAGGGGGACAATCATCCAAACCCTATCCCTGTTAAGCGTAGTCCCCGACTACGTTTAACAGGATGTCAATCCCCTGATTGACGAGATACATATCAAAGATCCATCATCTAAAAATCCAAACACTAATAATCCTTCGGCTCCATACTTACATGTCTTATCCTAAGAATATAAATAGCTTCTTGCGAAACATGATAAGCTATACGAAACCTTGTTATCTCATATGCACGATAACTACCGTCATTATTTCGTCTGAATTTATCTGCGGGATGCCTGTAAGGGTTTTCACACAATTGTCGTATGGATGAAAGTATTCGTTCTTTTACCAGATCTGCATTCTGTGGTGAATCTTTACGGATATAGCTTATCGCTTCTTTCAGATAGTTCCTTGCTTCTTTATCCCAGAATATGGTGCGTAAAGAACTCACCATTGTTCAGCATCTTTCTCTACGTCCCGCTGACTGATATATTCACCAGCCTGCATACGCATCATGGCTGCGTCTATCTCTATATTATATTGTTCTACAGATGTACGGTTCTTTTTGAAAAATGCCTTAATAATACTCAACAGCGACTCCTTTTGTTCACTGTTCAGTTGATCTATAAACATCCTCAATTCATTATCCAATGTCTGCGCCATAACATCTGTTTACTCAAATTTACGAATTACCGGAAACATAACATCGGGCTGATAATTGTTTTCTTTCCCATTTGGCCAGTGTTATCCCTGTTAAGCGTATCCCCGACTACGTTTACAATGATGTCAATCCCCTGATTTACCCAACAGGACCAACATCTAACATACAATATTAGTCTCCCCTTTAAGTGGAATAGCGGGACCATCGTCCAATATCTAAAACACGACCTCATCCCCCTCTGTAATACTCCTCAAATATTCAGGATAAGCCATACCCTCAGGCAGCAACAGCAGGTGGCACCTGCCACGATGGGCTATCTGTTCAGGAGATGTAAGCGGTGCATGTTCTTTCAGGTAATGAGCAGAGTATTGGTTGGCAACACACCAGTCCAGTATCAACCCCGCATTTTTCAGCATCGGCATTTCGGACGGTGCATGCATCTCTACCATAAATACGGTTTGCTGTTTCGCTGCCAGTTCTGTTGCGCCTTTCAGCACATAGCTTTCCGCAGCCTCTACATCTATTTTCACAAGCTCCGGCACCATACCTGTTTCCCGCACCATATCGTCCAGTGTGGTGGTGTCTACCATGTAAAAAGCATTCACGGCTTTGGCACTGTCGGCATGGCTGCCAAACATGCTGCCGGCCGATCCGGTACCCAACGTATAGAACTTTACCTGCTCGCCCTTTTTCTCCCCTGCAAAAGCGTTGATGTAGGTTTTATGCTCACCCAGCCCGTTCCTTTCCAGGTTCTCTTTTGCCTGCTGTAGCGCCAGCGGATTAGGGTCAGCCAGCACTATTTCCTTGCCCGGTTGATCCAGGCAGGCCAGTATGGTCGAGTAGCCCACATTGGCCCCTATATCGTATATTTTATTATATCTGGCCGCTAAAGCATACCACCAGGCATCATCTTTGTCAGTTTTTTTGTTAATAGTACCAACAGAAACTGTTAAAACACGGCCCAGTAACCCAACCTCTTCGTATTGTGTCTTAGTGCCCAGCAGTTTGGTGCGGTAGGCAGATATGATCTTTCTAATCTTCACAAAATCAATGATATAGGGTAAATATACATTATATTCTAAAATGTATCGGCTTTGTGCATCTTTTAATCTGCCATTTTTGGGAATTATATTTTAAGCTGATTATATTAGCAACGATATTGTAATTTGTTAATCCCGATTTAATAAGTAGCGTGGTTTACCCAACTATATGCCATGTTTAACAGTCTTATAGTTTGTAAATCAATTATACCCGTTACTTGCCTATAGCTTTGGCATATAAGATGATACCTGGACAGGCCAGTGAGTTGGAAGAACTCATTAATGGATGCGCTAAGAACGACCGCGCATGCCAGGAGCAGTTATACAAGCTTTTCTATCCAAAGATGATGGGCGTAGTAAGGAGGTATATTGATCATTACGAACAGGCTGAGGAGGTTTTGAACAACGGCTTTTTAAGAGCTTTTCAAAAGATCGACCAGTACACGTTCCAGGGTTCTTTTGAAGGATGGTTAAGGAAAATAGTTTTTCACTCTGTATCAGACTATGTGAAGCAGAATACCCGTTATAATGAAAAGATAATGCTGGTGGAAAAAGATGAGTACGTACATAAAGACCACGCAGATAAGTTGTATTACGAGCAGTTGCTCAAGTTAGTGCACCAGTTGCCCGACGCTACAAGATCTGTTTTCAATATGTACATCATGGAGGGGTTCTCTCACAAAGAGATCGGCAAAATGCTCGGCATCAGCGAGGGCACCTCAAAATGGCACTTATCTGAAGGACGAAGGATATTGAAGGAAAAAATTGAAAAGTTACAATTACATTATAAAAAATAAAATTTTATCCACATGGATAAAAACATGATCAAGATTGACGATTTGCTACGACAGCGCTTAGGCGATGCCGAAGAGCAGGAGCGCGCGGGGGCCTGGGGCAACATGCGCGACCTCCTGGACAAGCAAATGCCGGTGAGTAAGGTTCCAGCTGCCACTAATTGGCGCCGTATGTTCGCATACGTGGCCGGTGTTGCCCTGTTGGCAACATTATCTGTAGGTGGCTACCAGATGTCTCAGTCCTTTAACAGCACAGGTGATGGTGCTGGCGAGCATATAGCTGCCAACCGCAGCAAAACCCCGGCCACCGGCCTGGCGGGCACTGCGGTAGAGAACAGCCTGCCCGATGGCGCTGAAAGCATCAATACTCAGCCTGCCACTGCTCCCGTAGCAGATGTTGCGGACAATGCAGTAACCACTGCTCCTGCCAATACGCATAGCAGCAGTACTACAGCTAACACAGGTACACAGTCTGCCACTACGCATAAAGCAGTGACCAAAGACCACATAGTTGCCGCGGCTAATACAAATGTCGCAGCTACTAATAAACTGAATGCTGCCGATGCTGCTAAAACAGAAGCTCCCGTTGCAAACAACAAAACAGCGGCCTCTGCAGCTACCACTCAACCGGTAGTAGCAAGCAATAGTAACAGTACAACTGCACCTGTAGCAGCAAACAAATCAGCTGCGACAAATAACACAATGAATAACACCCCTGCCAACAACAATGGCCAGGGCATGAATAACGTTGCAAAAACAACAACTAAAAACAATACAAACGATAATAAGAACAATACAAAAGAATCGCCTGTTGAGAAGTTAGCTACTAACAACAGCAAGTCAAATGCTGTAACAACTACACAACCTGATCCTCAATTCAAAGATGTACCGTATCAGAAAACGGTGATCCACGAGAAAACTGCCTCTAATGGCAAAACCGTTAAGGATACCATATTCAACGGTGAGGACATGATGAAAGTAAGAGTGCCCGATGACAGCAAACAGGCACTGGCTATGAACAATGCAGACGATAATAATTCGGGCAGCAACATGATGCCTTCATCAGCAGCACCATCTGCTAAGAATGATGCAGGCAGCCAGGATAGCAACAACGAAAAGCTGGGTCAACACAACCAGAACAGGAATAAGAATAAGAACTTCAACCCCAGCCGCTTTGAAGAGATGGTACACAATGCCAAATTCAGGATGGGTGCGGTTAAATTCTACCCCGGTATAGTAGCAGGTGCCAAT encodes the following:
- a CDS encoding type II toxin-antitoxin system RelE/ParE family toxin, which produces MVSSLRTIFWDKEARNYLKEAISYIRKDSPQNADLVKERILSSIRQLCENPYRHPADKFRRNNDGSYRAYEITRFRIAYHVSQEAIYILRIRHVSMEPKDY
- a CDS encoding phosphatase PAP2 family protein, whose amino-acid sequence is MQKPYTSYNPYFLVPFGTWLVAGGILLAGQGDEAIFKFVNLHHNSFLDVFMYRATLLGEGAVITLVLLILLGMNKLRNWWYFTAAILCNVLPSIITQVIKRSVDAPRPLKYFNEAPWIHSLPEWPRLMEHSFPSGHTCGAFGFFTFLALLLPARYRVWGLLLFVCALLVAYSRIYLAVHFMADVYVGSIIGTGFTLLVVTLMNRYQSVFFKKV
- a CDS encoding glycosyltransferase family 39 protein, with protein sequence MASSQTRYIIIALAAACLFFPFLGQVHLFDWDEINFAECAREMMVTNNYLQVQIDYQPFWEKPPVFIWMQVLAMKLFGVNEYAARFPNAFIGVVTLLTLFYAGKRVVNEKMATWWVALYAATWLPHFYFKSGIIDPTFNLFIFLAFFQVYLIRHGNRPWLHAVLSGVFLGMAVLTKGPAAILIALLAFGVYVIINRGIKGFKWLHFPVIAVMAFITTCIWFGLEVLNHGWWMVNEFITYQVRLFQTEDAGHGGPFFYHFIILLLGCFPASVFLFHKSTTNEEVQVKDFKRWMWVLFWVVLILFSIVKTKIVHYSSMCYFPLTFIAALHIHNIVSGKENAGSVVKILLGIIGSLLALAITLFPVVGLYKDKLIPYIKDPFAVANLQADVSWSAAETLWGIFYLVGIIAAVVLMSKNIRRGIIVLFAVQIVIIQVTVLHFTPKIEAYSQRAAIEFFESLEGKDVYVKVLGYKSYAHLFYTKRMPQANPNHYNEEWLLYGDVDKPTYFICKIMNADAYRTLPQLEEIGSKNGFVFFKRK
- a CDS encoding RNA polymerase sigma factor, with protein sequence MPIALAYKMIPGQASELEELINGCAKNDRACQEQLYKLFYPKMMGVVRRYIDHYEQAEEVLNNGFLRAFQKIDQYTFQGSFEGWLRKIVFHSVSDYVKQNTRYNEKIMLVEKDEYVHKDHADKLYYEQLLKLVHQLPDATRSVFNMYIMEGFSHKEIGKMLGISEGTSKWHLSEGRRILKEKIEKLQLHYKK
- a CDS encoding FkbM family methyltransferase yields the protein MKIRKIISAYRTKLLGTKTQYEEVGLLGRVLTVSVGTINKKTDKDDAWWYALAARYNKIYDIGANVGYSTILACLDQPGKEIVLADPNPLALQQAKENLERNGLGEHKTYINAFAGEKKGEQVKFYTLGTGSAGSMFGSHADSAKAVNAFYMVDTTTLDDMVRETGMVPELVKIDVEAAESYVLKGATELAAKQQTVFMVEMHAPSEMPMLKNAGLILDWCVANQYSAHYLKEHAPLTSPEQIAHRGRCHLLLLPEGMAYPEYLRSITEGDEVVF
- a CDS encoding LptF/LptG family permease, giving the protein MKKLDILIIKSFIGPFIVTFFVTLFVLVMQFFWLYMDELLGKGLGAWMIIQLLFYMSTTLVPLALPLGIVLASIMTFGNLGENFELVAIKSAGISLLRFMRPLFFFIVFIAGAAFIFSNNVIPYANLRALSLLYDLRNSKPAFNIKAGQFNRDMDNYSIRVGEKDKDGRTIRNVIIYDHSSGMGNDKVTLAKEGEMLSSPDKQYMVFRLKDGWRYEEYTNKDGSENYEQVRMNFKQWDKVFDLSSFKIQRTNQDLFKNAYQMMNVSQLSSEIDSQERYYAKVPDKIFNYLSPYLSITSKDSTEDLPAKVAAVKAAPAQYDSSFITLVPDTLRTRVLQQANSQARSSKNLVEVTVSDMTLRRMNYATYKIEWHRKFTLSFACILLFLIGAPLGAIIRKGGLGMPLVVAIVFFVVFHIMSITGEKLARTEAVESWIGMWMATAMLLPIAFILIRQARNDSQIFSKEWYLRIWNAIAGLFKKKA
- a CDS encoding gliding motility-associated C-terminal domain-containing protein encodes the protein MAYTSTIRHLAAGMILVVCAATTSAQTTQINTAYTNAPGVNILAAEPGYLSFTVKNANTYAIAIREVGNLHIASATIAGPPVINYSQNNCRYALWYNESSTATAPVGPATGWVFADSSANISTVANGVVQVLTGIKGVVVPPNSTYRFVLVCSDSIAAVGNTTTPATPGSFTTNNVTLSTTGLPWGLFPNNSQQNGQAFSGNIVFEKGIPKPEITITPNKSNYCLYDYVSLTATTESYINNPVFTWKYNGVTVGTGNPYNLPGGLTAATAGKYTCTVTEGTLTSEEAVVNVMFTDPPAPTIDGKLHYCLNEQFEQITINGTDPKWYYIPSGGSPLPVAPTINTSSPNSLTYYVTQTVNGCESSERTLVNFTAARKPAVPIVTTPVYYCEEAPADQLYAFGDNLKWYYSPVSTIHTETAPTPNTSKLQSLEYFVTQTVNGCESDRNKIDVVVTFKPNGLILANKKELCANEELTLGYYGSADPTSQYNWILPDKGTTIMNGGFDQGPLVIRLDTPGQFQVKLRVGNTGCLSDEYTQNISVKPLPYANISAKSDACVGQDILIASDNYTKGLRSFDWDFDGGLITHEATGQGAHGVYWATAGTKNIKVTVEDKGCTSVTTETVTVHPKPDATITAQNYKEGDVICASDSLKVSVGVIEPNAAYKWSPERFFDSYSNDAVTYARVDFDSRIYVEVEDIYGCTNKDSMMVTTKPCCEMSFPTAFTPNGDSRNDLFRPITVGNRQVKTFRIVNRYGQAVFETANAHTGWDGTMNGKPADIGTYFYLISFNCGNETINQSGEVILVR